A stretch of DNA from bacterium:
CCCTCTTTTTGAGTAAGTCTTCTACTTCTTTGATTCGTTTCAGATGGCGAGGGGCAGTGATTAACCTGACCTCAGGCCGCTGAATTTGCTGGAAGGCATCAAAAATAATCTCTTCCTCTCCCGGGTGAGTGCTCCCAGCCACTATGATCTTGCCAGTCTCACTCAGTTCCCACTCTTCTTTTATCTTTAGAAGAGCCGGGTCTGTATCTTGAGTTAAGGGAGCCGGCTGGTCAAATTTGGTATTTCCGGTAATAACTACCTTCCCCTCTTCAGCCCCAATGGACTTAAGCCTTTCGCCATCTTCTTTGGTTTGCATGCAGCACAGGGCGTATGACCTCAAGACATCCTTGAAGAAAAGGGAGAATCTTCGATAAGCGGGAAGATTTTTATCCTGAATACACCCGTTGATCATAATGACCGGAATGTTCCTCCTGGCTGCTTTCCAGACAAGGTTAGGCCAGATCTCTGTCTCTAAGATAATGATGGCTCTGGGGTTTAAGTTGTTTAGTACCCGTTTTATAATCCACGGAAGGTCCAGAGGAAAGTAAAAGACAGCCTCTATTTCAGCCGAGATCTTCTTACTCATGGTCAGGCCGGCTTCAGTAGAGGTGCTTAAAAGGATGCCCTGATCCGGCAGGGTCTTCTTCAATTCTTGGATAATAGGGACGGCGGCGGCCACTTCTCCACCTGAAACAGCGTGCACCCAGATTGATCCCTTTATTCCCTCCTGTTGAGGAGAAAAGGGGAAGTAGCCCAGTCGCTGCCAGAACCCTTTTCGACCGTGAAAATATAAGGAACTGAGGTAAACCAAGGGGGCAACCAGGGAAATAATAAAATTGTAAAGAATCTTACAGGTCATTGCCAAACGTCCTCGTATCCCTAACTGGCTAAAGGTTTAAAACTTTTTTGAAATATTTTTCGACCTGTACGGTTAGCTTAACCTTACTCACATCTTTTAAAAACCACGAAGCACACGAAGAATTATAGAACAAATCTTTTAATCACATTTACCTTACCCTTAATTACTTTCTTCGTGAACTTCGTGCTCTTCGTGGTTTATCTTTGCTTTTCCCTACCTAACCGTACAGGTCGAAAGATTGCGACCTGTACGGTTAGGAATTACGTATCTACTCAAAATCAAGTTAAAAAAGTAAGCTCATTACAGATTATAGTGCTATGGGTTAAGTTTCATCTCCTTTTGTCCTGACAGCGTCGGCATAAGAGC
This window harbors:
- a CDS encoding 3-deoxy-D-manno-octulosonic acid transferase, which codes for MTCKILYNFIISLVAPLVYLSSLYFHGRKGFWQRLGYFPFSPQQEGIKGSIWVHAVSGGEVAAAVPIIQELKKTLPDQGILLSTSTEAGLTMSKKISAEIEAVFYFPLDLPWIIKRVLNNLNPRAIIILETEIWPNLVWKAARRNIPVIMINGCIQDKNLPAYRRFSLFFKDVLRSYALCCMQTKEDGERLKSIGAEEGKVVITGNTKFDQPAPLTQDTDPALLKIKEEWELSETGKIIVAGSTHPGEEEIIFDAFQQIQRPEVRLITAPRHLKRIKEVEDLLKKRGRRYCLRSRGTDPEAEVMVLDTYGELAGVYGLADLVFVGGSLVPIGGHNPIEPALLGKPILFGPYMENFRDIRRILLAKKAAIEVSDGDQLTEKLVRLLNYPAEAASLGQAALEVIEENRGAARRDAELIARLL